One Pleurocapsa sp. PCC 7327 DNA segment encodes these proteins:
- a CDS encoding Dps family protein: MPKLNIGLTEEQRQGVIGLLNIDLADFYLLLIKTKKYHWDVIGPQFRSLHELWEEQYETLTANIDRTAERIRALGGYPIGTAQGFLQHSTIQEQPGTLPTANDMVMSLVNDHEQIIRNLREHVDRCSDEFHDEGTADFLTGLMEEHEEMAWMLRSFIEGEDLKPSGDRPGSEIKESIGVYSS; encoded by the coding sequence ATGCCTAAATTAAATATTGGTCTTACAGAAGAACAAAGACAAGGCGTAATAGGACTTCTCAATATCGATTTAGCAGACTTTTATTTGCTGCTAATTAAGACCAAGAAATATCACTGGGATGTGATTGGACCTCAGTTTCGCTCTTTACACGAGTTGTGGGAAGAACAATACGAGACTTTGACTGCTAACATCGATCGGACTGCCGAAAGAATTCGTGCGTTGGGTGGCTATCCAATAGGTACTGCTCAAGGATTTCTCCAACATAGCACCATTCAAGAGCAACCTGGCACGCTACCCACTGCGAACGATATGGTGATGAGCTTGGTTAACGACCACGAGCAAATTATCCGCAACCTGCGCGAGCATGTCGATCGTTGCAGTGATGAATTTCACGACGAAGGAACGGCTGACTTTTTGACTGGCTTGATGGAAGAACATGAAGAAATGGCTTGGATGCTACGTTCTTTTATTGAAGGGGAAGATCTCAAGCCAAGCGGCGATCGCCCTGGATCTGAAATTAAGGAATCAATTGGTGTATATTCAAGCTAG
- a CDS encoding (Fe-S)-binding protein, whose product MQTSDKALNNPVRSIPNELKSFDVQNLLDKEIKGFDPKNPPKQDLIDTCVHCGFCLSTCPSYRVIGKEMDSPRGRIYLMNAINKGEAALDETTTQHFDSCLGCLACVTTCPSGVQYDQLIAATRPQVERNQPRSLKDKLIRTLIFNLFPYPNRLRIFLPLLWLYQKLGIQKLVRATGLLDRFFPRLAAMESILPEVNLKSLRDNLPDIIPAQGEKRYRVGVILGCVQRLFFSPVNEATVRVLTANGCEVVIPKTQGCCAALPAHQGQEEQAQALAKQMIDSFEGTGIDYVIINAAGCGHTLKEYNHILEDNPEYREKAKQFVAKVRDVQEFLAEAKLTTNLSPLTEKDLTIVYQDACHLLHGQKISLQPRQLLKQIPGVKLKEPIDAALCCGSAGVYNMLQPEVANELGQQKVKNLLDTGAELIASPNPGCSLQLKKHMQLKGQEIPLMHPMELLDYSIRGIKLKI is encoded by the coding sequence ATGCAAACATCAGATAAAGCTTTAAATAATCCAGTTAGATCGATTCCTAATGAATTGAAAAGCTTTGACGTACAAAATTTGCTCGATAAAGAAATCAAAGGATTTGACCCCAAAAATCCTCCCAAACAAGACTTAATCGATACTTGCGTTCACTGCGGATTTTGCTTATCGACTTGTCCAAGTTATCGAGTTATTGGCAAAGAGATGGATTCTCCGAGAGGAAGGATTTATCTCATGAATGCAATTAATAAAGGTGAAGCAGCATTAGACGAAACGACTACCCAACATTTTGATTCCTGTTTGGGATGTCTTGCATGCGTCACTACTTGTCCCTCTGGCGTTCAATACGACCAATTGATTGCTGCAACTCGTCCTCAAGTCGAACGCAATCAACCTCGCAGTTTAAAAGATAAGTTAATTAGAACGTTAATTTTTAATCTCTTTCCCTATCCCAATCGCTTACGAATTTTCTTGCCCCTATTGTGGTTATATCAAAAACTAGGCATACAAAAATTAGTTCGTGCGACGGGTTTGCTAGATCGATTCTTCCCTCGCTTAGCAGCAATGGAATCAATCTTACCGGAAGTTAATTTAAAATCTTTGCGCGACAATTTACCCGATATTATTCCCGCACAAGGAGAGAAACGCTATCGAGTTGGAGTAATTTTAGGTTGCGTGCAGCGTCTCTTTTTCTCACCAGTTAACGAGGCAACTGTGCGAGTTTTAACGGCGAATGGTTGCGAAGTTGTTATTCCCAAAACACAAGGTTGTTGCGCAGCTTTACCTGCGCACCAAGGACAAGAGGAACAAGCGCAAGCTTTAGCTAAACAAATGATAGACAGTTTCGAAGGAACGGGAATCGATTATGTTATCATCAATGCAGCAGGTTGCGGACATACTCTAAAAGAGTACAATCATATTTTAGAAGATAACCCGGAATATCGAGAAAAAGCTAAACAATTTGTCGCCAAAGTAAGAGACGTTCAAGAGTTTTTGGCAGAAGCAAAATTAACGACAAATTTATCGCCATTAACCGAAAAAGACTTGACAATTGTTTATCAAGATGCTTGTCATTTGTTGCACGGACAAAAAATTAGCTTGCAACCGCGTCAGTTGTTAAAACAAATTCCTGGCGTGAAGTTAAAAGAACCGATAGATGCTGCTTTATGTTGTGGCAGTGCCGGAGTTTATAATATGCTTCAACCGGAAGTGGCTAATGAATTGGGTCAGCAAAAGGTTAAGAATTTGCTCGATACGGGTGCGGAATTAATTGCCTCTCCCAATCCTGGTTGTTCGTTGCAACTTAAGAAACACATGCAATTGAAAGGTCAAGAAATTCCTCTAATGCATCCGATGGAATTGTTAGATTATTCAATTCGGGGAATTAAGTTGAAAATTTAA
- a CDS encoding FAD-binding oxidoreductase, with protein MTYEIANQPETIAWEKVEPIWQKKIQGAIASQMPPSCLIFPKTQESLSEIIRSASEKRFSVLPCGSGSKLGWGGLVKDARLVVSTQHLDRIIEHAVGDLTVTVEAGVKLADLQKLLSQSHQFLPLDPAYPESATIGGIVATADSGSWRQRYGGVRDMVLGLSFVRADGQIAKAGGRVVKNVAGYDLMKLFTGSYGTLGIISQVTFRLYPIPEASGTIVLTGETNAIATATQTLLMSGLAPTAAQMLSGSLVNRLEIGKEIGLAIRFQSIVESVKEQIVQVESVAQQLGLKTSLYCHRDEIDLWQKLQQITRVPSSENAVTCKIAVRPNAASKILEQGERITNNQGAIAINISSGLGQLHCQYGEINQIKKMRSLCQENQGFLTILEAPTSVKKQLDPWGYAGNALEMMRRIKQKFDPNNIFSPGCFVSGI; from the coding sequence ATGACTTACGAGATCGCCAATCAACCAGAAACGATCGCCTGGGAAAAGGTAGAACCGATATGGCAGAAGAAGATACAAGGAGCGATCGCCAGTCAAATGCCTCCTAGCTGTCTGATTTTTCCGAAAACTCAGGAATCTCTCTCAGAAATCATTAGATCTGCTAGCGAAAAGCGATTCTCCGTTCTTCCCTGCGGGAGCGGTAGTAAACTCGGTTGGGGAGGATTGGTAAAAGACGCTCGACTGGTCGTCAGTACCCAGCACCTCGATCGCATCATCGAACACGCAGTCGGCGATCTCACAGTTACAGTAGAAGCGGGAGTTAAACTAGCCGATCTCCAAAAACTTTTAAGTCAAAGCCATCAATTTCTTCCCCTCGATCCCGCTTATCCAGAATCGGCTACCATTGGCGGTATCGTAGCAACGGCTGATTCTGGAAGTTGGCGACAACGTTATGGAGGCGTTAGAGACATGGTATTGGGATTGTCTTTTGTTCGTGCTGACGGACAAATCGCCAAAGCAGGGGGACGGGTGGTCAAAAATGTGGCTGGATATGACTTGATGAAGCTTTTTACAGGCTCCTATGGTACGTTGGGAATTATTTCTCAAGTTACCTTCAGACTTTATCCAATTCCAGAAGCTTCGGGAACGATTGTTTTAACTGGAGAAACCAATGCTATTGCCACGGCAACGCAAACATTGCTAATGTCTGGTTTAGCACCGACTGCTGCCCAAATGCTTTCTGGCAGTTTAGTAAATCGCCTAGAAATCGGTAAGGAAATTGGATTAGCCATCCGTTTTCAAAGCATAGTCGAAAGCGTGAAAGAACAGATAGTACAAGTTGAATCGGTTGCCCAACAATTGGGGTTAAAAACAAGTTTGTATTGCCATCGCGATGAGATCGATTTATGGCAAAAATTGCAACAAATAACGCGAGTTCCTAGCTCAGAGAATGCCGTAACCTGCAAAATAGCAGTCAGACCAAATGCGGCTTCTAAAATTCTAGAACAAGGCGAGCGCATAACTAATAATCAAGGAGCGATCGCGATTAATATTAGTAGTGGTTTAGGACAGCTGCATTGCCAATATGGAGAAATTAACCAGATTAAAAAAATGCGATCGCTCTGTCAAGAAAATCAAGGTTTTCTCACAATTTTAGAAGCCCCAACTTCAGTTAAAAAACAATTAGATCCGTGGGGCTATGCAGGAAATGCTCTAGAAATGATGCGCCGAATTAAACAAAAATTCGATCCCAATAATATTTTTAGTCCGGGATGTTTTGTGAGTGGAATTTAG
- the pgmB gene encoding beta-phosphoglucomutase yields the protein MSASAPSHHFIYTDWNLIETQFDPEQINHKGTVFTIGNGYLGTRGSFEEGYPRALSATLINGVYDDVPVVYTELANCPDWLPLTVSIDGENFRLDRGEVLSYQRQLDLQRGILSRKVRWRSPKGKTLDLYFERFASLADQNVLALRCQVTPLDFNGSIAVSASLNGYPENQGYNHWEELDRGDGDGTIWLHVRTRSSHIELGMAAKLLLSGTEGTFQVTSVPGYPTVETTLAVAAGQTATLDKIVTVFTSREAQTPAHVAQEKLAQLSSYAQLQSAHIEAWEKVWQHSDLLIEGDTKAQLAVRYNLFQLLISAPRHDNRVSIPAKTLSGFGYRGHIFWDTEIFILPFFIYTQPNVARNLLTYRYHTLNGARRKASYYGYKGAMFAWESAETGDEVTPRWALPNQPYAEDIRIWCRDREIHISSDIAYAIWSYWQATNDDEWMRDCGAEIILDGAVFWNSRIEWNPKQQRYEIREVIGADEYHEHVSNNAFTNRMVQWHLEKAIAVYQWLCDRFPERAAELEAKLGLTAKLRDRWEDMAANLWIPYDPTTGLIEQYEGFFNLEDIDLAHYEPRTRSMQEILGIEGANKRQVLKQPDVLMLLYLMRQSEEFPYNKEILQKNWDYYAPRTDITYGSSLGPAIHGILASDLGQSDEAYKLFLQAAMVDLEDVRGNAADGIHAASAGGVWQAVVFGFGGFKLTQEGPVATPHLPSHWQRLKFKIHWRSTWYDFDLRAEASEQKAEGKIQGVIFDLDGVLTDTAEFHYRAWQRLADEEGIPFDRQANEALRGISRRESLMRIVGDRNYTEAQLEEMMERKNRYYVESIQDITPDNLLPGARELLDELRAAGIKIAIGSASKNARMVIEHLGIADKVDAIADGYSVQLSKPAPDLFLHAAELLGLEPFQCVVVEDAESGIEAGLAAGMLTVGLGPAERVGKAHVVLPSLEGISWEDLQSQLFGTAAGSRY from the coding sequence ATGTCTGCTAGTGCTCCTTCCCATCACTTTATTTATACCGATTGGAATTTAATCGAAACGCAATTCGACCCCGAACAAATCAATCACAAAGGCACTGTCTTTACGATAGGCAATGGTTATTTGGGAACGCGAGGGAGTTTCGAGGAAGGCTACCCGCGCGCTTTGAGCGCGACGTTAATCAATGGCGTTTACGATGATGTTCCCGTCGTCTACACCGAACTCGCCAACTGTCCCGACTGGCTGCCGCTAACAGTTAGTATCGACGGAGAGAATTTCCGACTCGATCGCGGCGAAGTCTTGAGCTATCAACGACAGCTCGACCTCCAAAGAGGCATTCTCAGCCGCAAGGTGCGCTGGCGCAGCCCCAAAGGAAAGACGCTAGACCTTTACTTCGAGCGCTTTGCCAGTCTTGCCGACCAAAACGTATTAGCACTGCGCTGCCAGGTAACGCCTCTGGATTTTAATGGTTCGATCGCCGTCTCGGCAAGCTTGAATGGCTATCCCGAAAATCAAGGCTATAACCATTGGGAAGAGCTAGATCGAGGAGATGGCGATGGCACTATCTGGTTGCACGTCCGCACCCGCAGTTCTCACATCGAACTCGGCATGGCTGCCAAGTTACTTCTATCGGGGACGGAAGGAACTTTTCAAGTCACGAGCGTACCCGGATATCCCACCGTAGAAACGACCTTGGCGGTTGCAGCAGGACAAACGGCAACGCTAGACAAAATCGTCACAGTTTTTACCTCGCGAGAGGCTCAAACGCCAGCCCATGTCGCCCAAGAAAAGCTAGCGCAACTGTCTTCCTACGCCCAATTACAATCTGCCCACATAGAAGCATGGGAAAAAGTTTGGCAGCACAGCGATCTCCTCATCGAGGGCGATACCAAAGCCCAACTTGCCGTTCGCTACAATCTCTTTCAACTGCTCATCAGTGCCCCGCGTCACGACAATCGCGTCAGCATCCCTGCCAAAACCCTGTCAGGCTTCGGCTATCGCGGTCATATCTTTTGGGATACCGAAATCTTTATCCTTCCTTTCTTTATTTACACTCAACCCAACGTCGCCCGTAACCTGCTGACCTATCGCTACCATACCCTTAATGGAGCGCGGCGTAAGGCATCCTACTATGGCTACAAAGGAGCCATGTTTGCCTGGGAAAGCGCCGAGACGGGAGATGAAGTGACTCCCCGGTGGGCGCTGCCAAATCAGCCCTACGCCGAAGATATCAGGATTTGGTGCCGCGATCGGGAAATTCACATTAGCTCGGATATTGCCTATGCTATCTGGTCCTACTGGCAGGCGACCAACGACGACGAGTGGATGCGGGACTGCGGTGCCGAGATTATTTTAGATGGGGCTGTCTTTTGGAACAGCCGAATTGAGTGGAATCCCAAACAACAACGCTACGAGATTCGGGAAGTCATCGGTGCGGATGAATACCACGAACACGTCAGTAATAACGCCTTTACCAATCGGATGGTGCAGTGGCACCTAGAAAAAGCCATCGCCGTTTATCAATGGCTGTGCGATCGCTTTCCCGAACGCGCTGCCGAACTGGAGGCAAAACTGGGGCTAACTGCCAAACTGCGCGATCGCTGGGAAGATATGGCTGCCAATCTCTGGATTCCCTATGACCCGACAACGGGACTGATCGAGCAGTACGAGGGGTTTTTTAACCTAGAAGATATCGATTTAGCGCATTACGAACCTCGCACTCGCTCTATGCAAGAAATTTTGGGCATTGAGGGAGCTAACAAGCGACAGGTTCTCAAGCAACCGGACGTATTAATGCTGCTCTATTTAATGCGCCAGTCGGAAGAGTTTCCCTACAACAAAGAAATCTTGCAAAAGAATTGGGATTACTATGCCCCTCGAACCGACATTACCTATGGATCTTCCCTCGGACCTGCCATTCACGGGATTTTAGCTTCCGATTTGGGTCAATCCGATGAGGCTTACAAATTGTTCCTGCAAGCTGCCATGGTAGATTTAGAAGACGTGCGCGGCAATGCTGCCGATGGAATTCACGCTGCTTCTGCGGGCGGCGTATGGCAAGCGGTTGTTTTCGGATTTGGCGGGTTTAAGCTCACCCAAGAAGGTCCAGTAGCAACCCCCCACCTTCCCTCTCACTGGCAACGTCTGAAGTTTAAGATTCACTGGCGCAGCACCTGGTACGACTTCGATTTGAGGGCAGAAGCTTCGGAACAGAAGGCAGAAGGTAAAATTCAAGGCGTTATTTTCGACCTAGACGGAGTACTGACGGATACGGCAGAATTTCATTACCGTGCTTGGCAGAGGCTGGCAGATGAAGAAGGCATTCCCTTTGACCGACAGGCAAATGAGGCGCTGCGAGGAATCTCTCGTCGGGAATCTCTGATGCGGATAGTAGGCGACAGAAATTATACAGAAGCGCAACTCGAAGAAATGATGGAGCGCAAAAACCGCTATTATGTGGAATCGATTCAAGACATTACACCAGACAACCTGTTACCGGGAGCGAGGGAATTATTAGACGAACTGCGAGCGGCTGGGATTAAAATTGCGATCGGGTCGGCGAGCAAAAATGCGCGAATGGTAATCGAGCATCTAGGCATTGCCGACAAAGTAGATGCTATTGCCGATGGCTATAGCGTACAGCTCTCAAAACCAGCACCCGATCTATTTCTCCATGCAGCCGAGTTGCTAGGACTCGAACCCTTTCAATGCGTAGTGGTAGAAGATGCAGAATCCGGTATAGAAGCGGGTTTAGCAGCTGGCATGCTAACAGTCGGATTGGGTCCGGCGGAGAGAGTGGGTAAAGCTCACGTCGTTCTTCCCAGTTTAGAAGGAATCTCCTGGGAAGACTTACAATCTCAATTGTTCGGCACTGCCGCAGGATCGAGATATTAA
- a CDS encoding sucrose synthase, which produces MYELIQVVLNSDEKKTLRQLLAELRTSGKQFFVRNEIQRAFEESCRQLDKPAYFYHSSSIAQLIHHTHEILLDGESFWFLLRPRIGSQQVFRLAADLSCVEPMTAQALLDLRDRLVDRYAPQILEIDFSPFYRGAPIVDDPRNIGQGLEFLHRYLFGKISANPQHWLEGLFNILHEHQHDGISLFINDRIGSATELIDRVKEAIEFVNQLPPNMPYETFRLQFQQLGFEPGWGNTASRIRETLELLERSISNPQHAVVEALIARLPITRRVVLISVHGWVGQENVLGRAETVGQVVYVLDQARSLEHQLREEMHQAGLDVVGIEPQVIILTRLIPNCEGTSCNLRLEKVYGTENAWILRVPFQDFNPKVTQNWISKFEIWPYLETFALDAERELIAQLKGKPDLIIGNYSDGNLVAFLLARRFQATQCNIAHALEKPRYLFSDLYWQDLEERYHFSAQFTADLIAMNAADFIIASSYQEIVGNPDNMGQYESYKCFTMPQLYHAIDGIELFSPKFNVVPPGVNENIFFPYTQTEDRIESDRKRIYNLLFTDEDPRILGYLDNPNKRPIFAVGPINAIKNFTGLVECFGRSQALQERCNLIMSLGNLHAEEATNPEERKEIESLHALIEQYHLQGQIRWLGMRLTSADLGEAYRVIADFRGIFVHFARFEAFGITILEAMISGLPTFATQFGGALEILREGISGFHINPTDLEGTAQKIVDFIDKCEVYPQYWHEISQGAIEQVRDRYNWQDHTRKLVSLSKISNFWNHISQENREALYRYLEALFHLIYKPRAEKILEKHLQQ; this is translated from the coding sequence ATGTACGAACTGATTCAAGTTGTCTTAAATAGCGACGAAAAAAAGACACTGCGTCAGTTGCTGGCGGAATTAAGGACTTCGGGCAAGCAGTTCTTTGTGCGCAATGAAATTCAACGGGCATTTGAAGAAAGCTGTCGGCAATTAGACAAACCAGCGTATTTTTACCATTCCTCCTCCATAGCGCAACTGATTCATCACACCCATGAAATTCTGCTTGATGGGGAAAGTTTCTGGTTTCTCCTGCGGCCCAGAATCGGCAGTCAACAAGTCTTTCGGCTCGCCGCCGACCTCAGTTGCGTCGAACCGATGACCGCCCAAGCCTTGCTAGATCTGCGCGATCGCTTGGTTGACCGTTACGCTCCCCAAATCTTAGAGATAGATTTCAGTCCCTTTTATCGAGGCGCTCCCATTGTTGACGATCCCAGAAATATCGGTCAAGGACTAGAGTTTCTCCACCGCTATTTGTTTGGCAAAATTTCTGCCAACCCCCAACATTGGCTCGAAGGATTGTTCAACATCCTGCACGAGCATCAGCACGACGGCATCTCGCTGTTCATTAACGATCGCATTGGTTCGGCAACCGAATTGATCGATCGCGTTAAAGAAGCGATCGAATTTGTCAATCAGTTGCCTCCCAACATGCCCTACGAAACATTCCGCCTTCAATTCCAACAATTGGGCTTTGAACCGGGTTGGGGCAATACGGCATCTCGCATTCGAGAAACTCTCGAACTGCTCGAACGGTCGATCTCCAATCCACAACACGCCGTTGTAGAAGCTTTGATCGCCCGTCTTCCCATTACCAGGCGCGTCGTTCTCATCTCCGTACACGGCTGGGTCGGGCAAGAAAACGTTTTGGGACGAGCAGAAACAGTTGGGCAAGTCGTCTATGTCCTCGATCAAGCCCGCAGCTTGGAACATCAATTGCGCGAAGAAATGCATCAGGCAGGACTCGACGTGGTTGGCATCGAACCTCAAGTTATCATTCTTACTCGCCTCATTCCCAACTGCGAAGGAACCTCGTGCAATCTCCGCCTAGAAAAAGTCTACGGCACCGAAAATGCTTGGATTTTAAGGGTTCCTTTCCAAGACTTCAATCCTAAAGTGACTCAGAACTGGATTTCTAAATTTGAGATTTGGCCCTATCTAGAGACCTTTGCTCTAGATGCAGAAAGAGAATTAATCGCCCAACTGAAAGGAAAGCCCGATTTAATCATTGGCAACTACAGCGATGGCAATTTAGTTGCCTTCCTGCTTGCCCGCCGTTTTCAAGCGACCCAGTGCAATATTGCCCATGCCCTAGAGAAACCCAGATATTTATTTAGCGATTTATATTGGCAAGATTTAGAGGAGCGATATCACTTCTCGGCACAGTTTACCGCCGACCTGATCGCCATGAATGCGGCTGACTTCATTATTGCCTCTTCTTACCAAGAAATCGTAGGCAATCCCGACAATATGGGTCAGTATGAGTCGTACAAATGTTTCACTATGCCGCAGCTTTATCATGCGATCGATGGAATAGAATTATTTAGTCCTAAATTTAATGTCGTGCCGCCAGGAGTCAACGAAAATATTTTTTTCCCCTATACGCAAACAGAAGATAGAATAGAGAGCGATCGCAAACGGATTTATAATTTACTTTTTACCGACGAAGACCCTCGCATTCTAGGGTATTTAGACAACCCCAACAAGCGACCGATTTTTGCGGTTGGACCGATTAATGCTATCAAAAATTTTACAGGACTGGTAGAATGCTTCGGTCGAAGCCAAGCTTTGCAAGAACGTTGTAATTTGATTATGTCACTGGGCAACTTACATGCCGAGGAAGCTACTAATCCAGAAGAAAGAAAAGAAATCGAGAGTCTTCACGCGCTCATCGAGCAATATCACCTTCAGGGTCAAATTCGTTGGCTGGGAATGCGCCTGACTAGCGCCGATCTTGGCGAAGCCTATCGAGTTATCGCCGATTTTAGAGGAATATTCGTTCATTTTGCCCGTTTTGAAGCATTTGGGATTACCATACTCGAAGCGATGATTTCTGGCTTGCCTACGTTTGCCACTCAATTCGGCGGCGCTTTAGAAATTCTTCGAGAAGGAATCAGTGGGTTTCACATCAACCCCACCGATCTCGAAGGAACTGCCCAAAAAATCGTCGATTTTATCGATAAATGCGAGGTATATCCCCAATATTGGCACGAAATCTCCCAAGGAGCGATCGAGCAAGTCCGAGATCGATATAACTGGCAAGATCACACCAGAAAATTGGTTTCGCTCTCTAAAATCTCTAATTTCTGGAACCATATTTCTCAAGAAAACCGCGAAGCATTGTATCGATATTTGGAAGCTTTATTTCATTTAATTTATAAGCCTAGAGCCGAAAAAATTTTAGAAAAACACTTACAACAATAG
- the ppsA gene encoding phosphoenolpyruvate synthase: MVQTTIDRASSQPSKENALILWFEEVGIADIPLVGGKNASLGEMIQQLTPKGVNVPTGFATTAYAFRYFIEKAGLQAKLRDLFADLDVEDVNNLREHGRQARALILNTPFPSELELAITQAYLRLCERYGDGAAACDRYEGAEKEECKRYLSDTDVAVRSSATAEDLPDASFAGQQETYLNVHGVIGVLDACHRCFASLFTDRAISYRTIKGFDHFEVALSVGVQKMVRSDLAASGVMFSIDTETGFKNAALITAAYGLGENVVQGAVNPDEYFVFKPTLKQGFRPILEKRLGSKEIKMVYDVGGGKLTKNVPVPEPERKKYAITDDEIITLGKWACIIEDYYSEVRGSYTPMDIEWAKDGLTGELFIVQARPETVQSQKSGSVLRSFKLKGTGEVVAKGRAVGEMIGQGKARVILDVHKIDEFQPGEVLITNKTDPDWEPIMKKSSAIVTNQGGRTCHAAIIAREMGIPAIVGCGDATAVVKTGEEVTVSCAEGEEGRVYRGLVPFEVQETQLDNLPRTRTKILMNVGNPEEAFGLASIPCDGVGLARLEFIIANHIKAHPLALMHFDELEDESVKQEIAQLTALYDHKPNFFVDKLAHGIGTIAAAFYPNPVVVRMSDFKSNEYANLLGGKQFEPEEENPMIGWRGASRYYDPKYAEAYGLECKALKRVRDEMGLTNVIPMIPFCRTPEEGRKVLAEMEKHGLKRGENGLQVYVMCEIPSNVILADQYSEIFDGFSIGSNDLTQLTLGLDRDSSLVAHIFDERNDAVKEMVRQVIAKAKKNGRKVGICGQAPSDYPEFARFLVELGIDSISLNPDSVLKTLLDIAKTEGVS; this comes from the coding sequence ATGGTACAAACAACGATCGATCGCGCATCGTCACAGCCTTCCAAAGAAAATGCATTAATTCTGTGGTTTGAGGAAGTTGGCATAGCCGATATTCCCCTCGTAGGTGGGAAGAACGCCTCTTTAGGCGAAATGATTCAACAGTTGACCCCCAAAGGCGTAAACGTTCCCACTGGCTTTGCCACCACTGCCTATGCTTTTCGCTACTTTATCGAAAAAGCTGGCTTGCAAGCGAAGTTGCGCGATTTATTTGCCGATTTGGATGTAGAAGATGTCAACAACCTGCGCGAACACGGCAGACAAGCTCGCGCCCTCATTCTCAACACCCCCTTCCCGTCCGAACTAGAGCTAGCTATTACTCAGGCTTACCTGAGACTATGCGAGCGCTATGGCGATGGCGCTGCGGCATGCGATCGCTATGAAGGAGCCGAGAAAGAAGAGTGCAAGCGCTATCTGAGCGATACTGACGTTGCCGTGCGCTCTAGCGCCACCGCCGAAGACTTACCCGACGCTAGCTTTGCCGGACAGCAAGAAACCTATCTCAATGTCCACGGCGTTATCGGCGTTCTCGATGCCTGCCACCGCTGCTTTGCCTCGCTGTTTACCGATCGCGCCATCTCTTATCGAACAATTAAAGGCTTCGACCACTTCGAGGTTGCCCTCTCGGTCGGCGTACAAAAGATGGTACGCTCCGACCTAGCCGCCTCTGGGGTCATGTTCTCTATCGACACGGAAACGGGCTTCAAGAATGCAGCGCTGATTACGGCTGCTTACGGTTTGGGTGAAAACGTCGTTCAAGGCGCGGTCAACCCAGACGAGTACTTCGTCTTCAAGCCCACCCTCAAGCAAGGATTCCGACCCATCTTAGAGAAGCGCCTGGGCAGCAAAGAAATCAAGATGGTCTACGATGTCGGCGGCGGCAAGCTGACCAAGAACGTTCCTGTCCCCGAACCAGAACGCAAAAAATATGCCATCACCGATGACGAAATCATCACCCTGGGCAAGTGGGCTTGTATTATTGAAGACTATTATTCAGAAGTACGCGGCAGCTACACGCCGATGGATATTGAATGGGCAAAAGACGGTTTGACGGGAGAACTCTTTATCGTTCAAGCTCGTCCGGAAACCGTCCAATCGCAAAAATCCGGTAGCGTCCTCCGTAGCTTCAAACTGAAAGGCACGGGTGAGGTAGTTGCCAAAGGTCGTGCCGTTGGCGAGATGATAGGACAAGGTAAAGCTCGCGTCATTCTAGACGTTCATAAGATCGACGAATTCCAACCAGGCGAAGTCCTGATTACTAATAAGACCGACCCGGATTGGGAGCCGATCATGAAAAAATCCAGCGCGATCGTCACCAACCAAGGCGGACGGACTTGCCACGCAGCGATTATTGCACGGGAAATGGGCATCCCCGCGATCGTCGGTTGTGGCGACGCAACCGCAGTCGTGAAGACGGGCGAAGAAGTCACCGTCTCCTGTGCGGAAGGGGAAGAAGGACGGGTTTATAGAGGGTTAGTGCCTTTTGAAGTCCAAGAAACCCAGTTAGATAACCTGCCTCGCACCCGCACCAAAATCCTCATGAACGTGGGTAACCCAGAAGAAGCCTTCGGTCTGGCTTCCATTCCCTGCGATGGCGTAGGATTAGCCCGTTTGGAATTTATCATTGCCAACCACATTAAAGCTCACCCGCTGGCTCTAATGCACTTCGACGAACTCGAAGACGAAAGCGTTAAGCAGGAAATTGCCCAGCTCACCGCTCTCTACGACCACAAGCCCAACTTCTTCGTAGATAAGCTGGCTCACGGCATCGGCACGATCGCGGCGGCTTTCTATCCCAATCCAGTCGTCGTCCGCATGTCCGACTTTAAGAGCAATGAATACGCCAACCTCTTGGGCGGCAAGCAGTTCGAGCCAGAGGAAGAAAACCCGATGATCGGCTGGCGCGGCGCATCTCGCTACTACGATCCCAAGTATGCCGAAGCCTATGGCTTAGAGTGTAAGGCACTCAAGCGCGTCCGCGATGAAATGGGCTTAACTAACGTTATCCCCATGATTCCTTTCTGCCGCACGCCCGAAGAAGGTCGCAAAGTGTTGGCAGAAATGGAAAAACACGGTCTCAAACGCGGCGAAAATGGCTTACAAGTCTATGTCATGTGCGAGATCCCCAGCAACGTCATCCTCGCCGACCAATACAGCGAAATCTTTGACGGCTTCTCCATCGGTTCTAACGACCTGACTCAGCTTACCTTGGGACTCGATCGCGACTCCTCCCTAGTTGCCCACATCTTTGACGAACGGAACGATGCAGTCAAAGAAATGGTACGCCAAGTCATCGCGAAAGCCAAGAAAAACGGTCGCAAGGTCGGTATCTGCGGTCAAGCACCCAGCGATTATCCCGAATTTGCTCGCTTCCTAGTTGAGTTGGGCATCGATTCGATTAGCTTAAACCCCGATTCAGTGCTGAAGACATTGCTCGATATCGCTAAAACCGAAGGCGTTAGCTAA